One Deltaproteobacteria bacterium genomic window, TGAAAATGCAAATTAATTTCTTCGCGAACCCTAAATGGCGTCTTTAAGGCCTTTGCCCGGCTTAAAGCGCACTGCATTGCGGGCTTTGATCTTAATCTTCTCTCCTGTTGCAGGATTTACGCCTTTCCTGGCCTTGCGGCGGACCTTGGCAAAGGTTCCGAAACCAACCAGTGTGATTTTTCCGTCCTTCTTCTTCAGGGCTTTCTTGACGCTGCCAATAAACGAGTTCAGGGCCTTGTTGGCCGCAGCCTTTGAGATGTTAGCATCCTTTGCCATCTGTTCAACTAAATCTCCCTTTGTCATAACGCCCTTCTCCTTTGTTGTAGTGAATATAATGCTCCTTGGAAGCCGTGTGTAGTAATAAAAACAACTTTTCTGAAAAGTCAAGAAAATAGACTCATTTTTGTTACGATAATTTCCTATAATCTCCAATATAGGAAACCAGCCTCATCAGCTTCTCTCTTGGAATAAAATGATTTGACATCCAGCAGAATGGGCATGTCCGCTCTGCTTATTTTTCTTATTTCTTCAAGACCAAATCCCTCAACATACTGCCGATGTTTTACAGCGAGTATGATTGCATCATAGGGTTTATTGCCTTCTATGTCATGAGTAAGCTCAATATTGTATGCATGCCTTACCTCGTCCTTGTAAGCACAGGGGTCGTTGACATACACATCAATATCGTATTCTTTTAATTCACCGTAAATATCTATCACCTTGGTATTGCGTATGTCGCTGATATTCTCCTTAAAGGTAAGCCCCAGTATCAAAACCTTGCTGCCCTTTACGGTCTTGCCGGCCCTTATCAGCATTCTGACCGCATTTTCTGCGACGTATTTGCCCATGTTGTCATTGATTCTTCTGCCAGCCAGAATAATTTGTGGACGATAGCCAACGGTTTCGGCCTTATGAGTTAAGTAATAAGGGTCAACTCCGATACAATGGCCTCCGACAAGGCCGGGTTCGAACCTCAAGAAGTTCCATTTGGTTCCGGCAGCTTCCAGGACCTCTTTAGTGCCTATTCCAAGCTTATTGAAGATAATGGAGAGCTCATTCATAAGAGCAATGTTGAGATCACGCTGGGTATTCTCAATAACCTTTGCCGCTTCAGCAGTCTTGATATTAGGAGCAAGATGCACACCGGCCGTAATAACAGAGCCGTAAATGTCAGCCAGAAAGTCACTGATTCCCGGGCTGTCACCGGATACAACCTTAATTATTCTGTCAATTGTGTGCTCCCTGTCGCCGGGATTGATTCTTTCGGGCGAGTATCCAACATTGAAATCCTTCTTCCATGAAAGCCCGCTTTCGGTTTCCAGGATCGGCACACAAATATCCTCGGTGACACCGGGGTATACAGTGGATTCGTACACAACCACTGCGCCTTGACTCAAATGTTTTCCAATCAGTTCAGTCGCTTTTTCAATGGCCTGAAGGTCAGGAACTCGGTGTTTGTCAATCGGCGTTGGAACAGTTACAATAATAAATTTACACCCAGAGATTATTTCGGCATTATCCGTAAATTCAATATTGGACTTCTCAAGGGTTTCAGGGTCCACTTCATTTGTTGGATCCATGTGCTGTTTCAATTCCTCAATTCTATCGGGATTGATATCAAATCCAAGAACGTCATATTTTTCAGCAAGTAGGACCGCCAGGGGAAGGCCAACGTAGCCAAGGCCGATTATGCAGATCTTTTCCTTTCCGTTTTCAAAGTCCGCCCGGTTCAACATCTTGTTTTCTCCACAGGGTTTTGCGTTGTGTCAATAACCAAAGCCAGATTCTCATTGCCCGAATTTTTATTATTATCACGTGTTGTGGGCTCACGCAAGTTCTGTAGGGTCATTGTTCAAGGCGCAGGCGTTCACAGGTTCAGGGTTACCCTTTTTTCGTTGACTTTGCTAGTAGGCTAGGCCGCCAGACGTGCGGCGGGATGAAACCACGAATCAACGGGTTAGGTTTTTTGTAAATCCTGAACCCTTGAACGGTTACTTCAAGGCAAATGCCAGGCTAGGTTGTGCATGGCAGCAAACGAGCATGAATATTTGGGACCTTCGTTTTCATATTTGTTTTACTGAGGTCATGATTGTGTTAGGATAATTTATTCCCCTGAAGGAGGGAAAACCACATGCGCTACGACACGGCACTTAGAGCGTACACGTCAAAGAGGATTGAAGAGATCGAGCGTGCGGACATTCTTATCGGCATTCCGTGTTATTTTAACCAAGAA contains:
- a CDS encoding HU family DNA-binding protein, encoding MTKGDLVEQMAKDANISKAAANKALNSFIGSVKKALKKKDGKITLVGFGTFAKVRRKARKGVNPATGEKIKIKARNAVRFKPGKGLKDAI
- a CDS encoding nucleotide sugar dehydrogenase, giving the protein MLNRADFENGKEKICIIGLGYVGLPLAVLLAEKYDVLGFDINPDRIEELKQHMDPTNEVDPETLEKSNIEFTDNAEIISGCKFIIVTVPTPIDKHRVPDLQAIEKATELIGKHLSQGAVVVYESTVYPGVTEDICVPILETESGLSWKKDFNVGYSPERINPGDREHTIDRIIKVVSGDSPGISDFLADIYGSVITAGVHLAPNIKTAEAAKVIENTQRDLNIALMNELSIIFNKLGIGTKEVLEAAGTKWNFLRFEPGLVGGHCIGVDPYYLTHKAETVGYRPQIILAGRRINDNMGKYVAENAVRMLIRAGKTVKGSKVLILGLTFKENISDIRNTKVIDIYGELKEYDIDVYVNDPCAYKDEVRHAYNIELTHDIEGNKPYDAIILAVKHRQYVEGFGLEEIRKISRADMPILLDVKSFYSKREADEAGFLYWRL